The genome window GATGAAGCTTCTTTTTCACTTAGCAGCACCAGCTGTGATTGTTTACATGATCAACTACCTTATGTCCATGTCCACACAAATTTTCTCTGGGCATCTTGGCAATCTTGAACTCGCCGCTGCTTCCCTTGGCAACACTGGGATTCAAATTTTTGCCTATGGTCTCATGGTATCTAAATACAGCTGAATCTTTTTGTCAATCCATGTTATTTTACATTCTTTTTAAGTTGATTTTCTCATAATTTTGATGATTGGGATGTTTTGTGTAAGTGTGTAACAGCTAGGAATGGGTAGTGCAGTCGAAACACTATGTGGACAAGCATTTGGAGCCAAAAAGTATGAGATGTTAGGCGTATATCTTCAAAGATCTACCATACTCTTGAGTTTAACTGGTGTTTTGCTGGCCATAATCTATGTTTTCTCGAAGCCAATCCTTATATTTCTAGGCCAAGCACCAGATATTGCATCAGCAGCAGCCTTATTCGTGTATGGTTTGATCCCACAAATCTTTGCCTATGCAGTAAACTTCCCAATTCAAAAATTCATGCAAGCTCAAAGCATAGtgcaaccaagtgcatatatATCAACAGCAACGTTAGCCCTGCATCTTGTATTGAGTTGGCTGGCAGTTTACAAAATTGGGCTTGGTTTATTGGGTGCATCACTAGTTTTGAGCTTTTCTTGGTGGATAATTGTGATTGGACAATTTATTTACatagtgaaaagtgaaaaatgcaaacaaactTGGACTGGTTTTAGTCTACAAGCCTTCAGTGGCCTTTGGGGGTTCTTCAAATTGTCAGCAGCATCAGCAGTTATGTTGTGTTTGGAGACTTGGTATTTTCAGGTTCTTGTTCTATTGGCTGGTTTGCTTCCTAATCCTGAATTGGCTCTGGATGCTCTGTCCATTTGGTAAGCTTAAAACTTCACCTTGTTTAACTTCTTTTGTTACAATTTTACTTTGCAGAAAATGATAAACATATGGGGCTAATAAAACAGGATCTGCAAGATTTGGCTGGAATTcagctttttcaatttttcttgaatGGAATGTGACCAGTAACATGTTGCAATAATTGCATACCCCAGCTTTTGTCTTTATCGATAAACAGAAAACCAAAAAAGTGatcattgcagaaacctcccctgaggtttgtaATAATTTCACTTAGCACCTCTTAACTCTAAAAAAATATCACCCATCTTCCCtacttttaactttttgtagCATTATCAAcccattttaaaatatattattcaaaaactcatttttagaTAGAGAAGATGTTTTCATTCCCAAAATTCCCTTTGTTGTCCTAATTTGTTTCAAAATTGAAAGTATgtaataaaaagttgaaaataaaGACAAATTGTATAAACTTGCAATTTTGATAGACATAATACAACAATAGGTATCTTGACATAAAAAATTGGTTTTAAGAATATCTATTGAAAGTGTTTTCGAGTCAAAAGAGATTATTCCATTTTTTCGAAGTGTTTTCGGTCAATATGAGatgttttcaaaatttgacaaccttttaaaattttctatttaaaATTTGACAACCCCAATGTTCCTTGCTACTATGCTTGCTTCTAATTATGACTGTTTCTTCAAATCTTTGATGGGCTACAATAGGCATTGAATTTGACTTCAAATATTGTAcagtgaaaaatggaaagtagGGATTATTGGTTAAAGAACTTTCTTGCTTCTCGATAAATTCAACAGGCAAAagcttttttgtatttttctttttctgggcAACATGCTTATATCGCATGACATATTAATACTTGCATATGTTTTATTTATCTAGCCAATTTTATGATCTAACTGAAATTTGCTGATATTTGTTGCAGCACAACAATTTCTGGATGGGTATTTATGATCTCAGTCGGATTTAATGCAGCAGCAAGGTATGTCTTTGATTTTGAAATGTTGATAATCGTTCAATACGTACTTACTAgtactatatatatatggttTAGATCATGAGgaagaagcaaaaataaaagaagacaaCAATCTTTTCTAAGAATTCTAGATGGTAATTTCCCAAAGAGAACATTAAATTGTTTATTTATTCTTGCATTTTAAGTTTGCAAAAATGATATAAATATGTGTAAATCATGAGAAAGTTCTTCTAGAATAGGATTCATTGCTTGCTTAATACTAGTCAAGTCCTTACGTACCTTTGAAAGAATTATTATCTGGGAACAGCGTGAAAAGGCCAAGTCAAAGGACTGCTAAAACCTACCAGAAACTTCCACagctgttaaaaaaaataaagataacattaaaaaaaaaaagaactttaaCAGCTGTTGACGCCACAGTTCCGTGAATGTAGGATcatgtttttcaataaaaacaaTTTCATAATCGAGTTGGAGCAGTAGGGCTCATTTAAGAGAGTTGGAATTCCCAACGGGGCTCGTGAATTCATCCTAATTTGAATACTTCCAAAAATTCATATCATCTTGTAACAACAAATCCCATTTAGTATTATGTCAAATCAAGCTAAAGAGATCTTAGATTAGTAGAAGACATAATTTTGATTAAAGAGTTCAAGTTTGACTCACATAATAGTTACCTAACACAATTGTCATTTTACCATTATTGTAGCTAGAGTAAAGGTATATTCAAGTCGAGTCGAATTCAAATATTGTTATATTCGAGTTTGAACTTTGAACTTGATGTTTTTTTGGGATATTTGAACTAGAGCTTGAATGAGCATTCAAGGCCAAGCTTGTGCTCAACTCAACAGAAAGGTGCCACCCAAGCCTAAATGAGTTCGAGTTGTACTCGAtattgagctcgagctcgataatTGACCGGCCCATTTCTCCTTTTGCAGAATGCACTGATAgtaaaaatcaatcaaatgaaaGATCTAATAACCTCCCAACTCCGACTATTAAGAGCAAAACCTAACTAAGCTGAAAATATAATGTGGAATTTGATGACTTTATTTACCTAAAATGACGATAATGGTTGGATTCTTGGCTGCAATAGCATATTCAGGAAAtgagagaaagagaagaaggGCCGACTGCAACTGGAAAAGTGTCGAGGAGAAGGATGAACGGACTGATTTTGTGAAGATGAGAGGAAGAGGAGAAGGCCCTTTGAGATCattgtggtggtggtggtgttcTGAGTGTAACCCAAGAGAAGGGCCTTTGAGATTAATATGAGAAAGATGGTGTAGAGGCTGAAGAGTGGTAGAGGAGAATCAGAGATCAGTGTTTTGAAAGGGGTATTTGGGGCTAGTCTAGGGGTGAGGCGTTCTCGGATTGCCCTTGGGCGGTCAAATGGGGTCAAATGGGGTGTTAGTGCCATGAGGCATTTGCCCAAAGGATCGGCTTGAACGCCCGGGATATTTAGGCGAGTTTTTTCTTTGAGGCGTAAAAAATGTATGCCTTTAAAATTCTAACACCTTTTTTTACTCTCTAGAAGACCATCTAATCTGGATTTTCTCTTCACTTGTTTAAGGAAGTTGAGGCCTTCAacttgcaatttttgaaaacttttcttATGCTAGCTTACAAATTTAAGTTGGTGAATATGGCCGTTAGTTTGGAATTTAATGGTGCAAAGgaggtgaaattttcaaactttgtaACCTAGATTGAGGATACTCCAAAGAAACAGGGGAAAGACATTTGCTTTGATAGTCAAAACTCACAAATATCATTTGCTAGTGCTCTTGAAAAGAGTTTTCGCAACGGTGATCATTAGTTTGTGGGGTAATATCAAGCCCTTTAAGCAAATAATCATCGAAGTTTACAGTGGTTTGTTGGGTTTCTGCTCATGGCATGACATTAGTCACACAAGCAGGGTTTAATTTAGTCACACAAacaagttttatttttcttatgcaGACATAAGgttataatttttctttattgtaTCTAAtcctttttttggtatttttaatattatacatagatacacacacacacatacacacatgcatatatatatatatatatatacatatatatacatattataatatttttatatttttaaaatattgaaaaataaaaatttgtggGGCTTACACCCTTCGTCTTGGGGCTTTTGACTTGTTTGGACAGACATAGAACGTCCTGTTCAATGCTTTTACCTTTTAAAACACTGTTGGAGATTCACATACCATAGCTGTAGGCAACAAGCATTAGGACTAGAACGAGATTCAGAAAATGAGAAAACTTCAGGAGTGTGAAATGAAAgaagttttcttttttcctgaattttcaagttttcctattttaaattttttaaagattttgaatttaAGAGTTTACCTTTTTGCCATCACAAATTTCTTAAGTAAACCAAGATTCATGTAAGTTTGCTAAACTATAAATCCAAATCAGTAATTTCATAATTgacaaaaatataatatattatatatgcaTGCTACTTAATTAGGCTTATCAAGCACTCAGGTAACCTACCTAGTGCTCGAATTTGACTTGCCAGCCTAATCGAGTAGTTTGAACTCAAGCTCGAATTTGATCCAATCTTTTGTCCGAGCTGCTCAACTCACCATCACCCCTAACTGCTAGATATCTCTGtctttgtttacaatgtggacTGATTGTCCTCAcagaaattttaattaaataaagTGTCCAACAATATCTTATTCATGTGTGTAAATATTTAATTTGGACTGATGAagattttgaaataattacCAGTGTGAGAGTTAGCAATGAACTTGGAGCAGGACATCCAAAATCAGCAGCATTTTCAGTGGTAGTTGTGAATGTGATCTCTTTCATAGTATCTGTGATTGCGGCAATTATCGTCCTTGCTCTGCGCCGAGTCATGAGCTACGCATTCACGGAAGGTGAAGTGGTTGCAGATGCTGTCTCTGATCTTGCCCCACTTCTGGCCCTCACTCTTGTTCTTAATGGCATCCAACCAGTATTGTCAGGTAATCAACAAGTTAATTCAAGTGGTTAAACTTAAGGTCTTTTGTTTATTGTCTTTTGTTCAACTTGTTTAATAACTTTCTTTATGTTGCATAAGTTATAAATCATACATTGATTTGTCTATTTGTTGCCTTAAGGACACACATAAGACATttcatcagttttttttttttttttttgtaacgagagtaaatttcttcttcaaaagTATTAGAATCTAGAAAGTCGGTGGTAATTTTGAAGCTTAATAATAGACCCACCTTCTCTGTTTAGTAAATTTATTATGTCCCCTTAAGACactaaatagaaaaaaatatatcaaGTATACGcaaaaagaaattaagaaaatatttttattcattattttatttgatacCACTACAATCTTTTCCCTTTTGTAAGCTTACAATTTCTTCtaagaatttaattttttttttggttgaaaagCTCATGTGGAAGCCAACTTATTTCAATATAGGCCAATTTGTTCTCTAAACCGAAACTAAAAGACTGGCTCTGGCATTATTAGAGATTTAATGCAATGTGGTCCAAAGGATCTAGAGCGCATGAATGATTGGACAGTCATTTTTGGCCGAAAAATtgcgtcgttttccgtgatcacatttccctattatcttttttcttcacatacatcaaatcactacagtaatttttctaaaaaaaatccaagaaaatgcaatccaaacaaggctgaTGAGAAATTAATGTTTCTAAACATGTTTGTAGCAATTAGATAGGTAATTGAATGCCTAGGTAGTTTGCCTAAACATGTCTACTGACTCTACTCAATTATGTTTGTCATTCTTGTCTCAAATATGAAGGTGTGGCCGTTGGATGTGGATGGCAAGCATTTGTTGCATACGTGAATGTGGGATGTTACTATTTAGTCGGAATCCCGTTGGGTTCTCTGCTCGGCTTTTACTTCCAACTTGGTGCTAAGGTAAATTGAACTTTGACATTGTGACAACAAGAAGTTTTAGCATTAATATTCCATCTTCTACATTAATTTGGGTGCCTATAATGTATAAATTGGCTATGTTTtagaaaattatatatatatatatatatatgtgtgtgtgtgtatataaaaCTTGTTATAGGTGTGTATACTATAAAAATcgaaattgaagaagaagaatcggTTTATTAAATTCCATTGCTTATGGATACTTGCTGGTGCACGTAGGGACTATGGTCCGGCATGTTGGGCGGTACTACAATGCAGACAATTATTTTGTTGTGGGTAACAATTCGAACAGATTGGAATAAGGAGGTAAAAATCGTACCATCATTTATTGTTAATCTTATTCagctattttctcttttttttttctttttgttccttcatTTAAATTGAATATATTAGTCTGATTCCATATGACAATAAAAATTACTTGAAAATGCATAATGATTTCTTTAACATGAAAAATTATTTAACTACACTCGAAAATCTTTTGCAAGTTCACTTTTGGCAATTGTTTTCTTCACCTCATCTAAATTGTGATCGTGGAAATTTGTGAGGTCAAATTAGTAGGGAGTATAATTAATTAAGGTTCTTGATGTCTTCATTTGTATTAATTTGCAGGTTGAAGTAGCTTTAAAGAGATTAGACAAATGGGAAGATCAGAAGAGAGAAGCTCTTCTCAAAGATTGAAATAAGCCCAGAATGGCAAGGGCTTCAACTCAATTCAATATTACATTGTGGGCAGCTGTCATCAACAAGTCAAAGAGAGATGGGGAgaaagagagaaggaaaagaTTTAAAGAgacttgaaattgatgatttgttGGCCTATAATTTTAGACTAGCTAATCTAGTTCTCCTGCATGATTGAATTTTGTGCATCTTGAAAAGGGGCTATTCTAATTTTAGATTAGCTAAGCTGGTTTATAGGCCACTGGCTAAAGTTTTGCTGGAAGGACAATTAAGTTTCTTTATTCACTTTGTTTGAACCAAATAATTGACGGAAATTGTTTTAGCACACGCTGCAGAATCCATTTTGGCATTCATTTGCACTTAGATGATCGAGATGAGGAAGGAAAACGCCAtctcttctccaatgaaatcgACTCAAGCTAAGAGTGTATGTACAAATACCATTTCTCTTTTGAATACTTAAGGGGAGATCAAAAATTGATATTTTGAAAAGAGCAAATTACctgaaaaatcatttaaacTTAAGAGTATGTATTTACTTACTAAACTATTAGAAGTGTAAACTTGGAGTTATTTCGTCTATGTTCTCCATGAAGTCTACCAAATCTAAAGGTTGCACAAGTCAGAAGGCATAACCAGATTTGATAGATTTAACGGTGAAAATAGATGGAATGgtttaaaatttatatttttgataGTTTAGCAGATGAATACATACTTTTAAAAAGTTAAATGgccaaaattttattatttaaaaaattcagtggCAACACGAATAATTTGCTCTTCTCAAAATATTAAAAGTTGAATTCACTTAGTTGCTAGCTTATCAGTTTACACTTTATGCCCACTAAAATAGCAAGTAGCATGTAAATTAATCATCAGGGTGTGGAAAgatatgagaaaaaaaaaaaagtagtatgCAAATTCAATATACTTATGAATGACTATTGGGTACCCTTCAAGAAAAGGCCAAAATGCAATTGTTTATATGGAGCTTGTTTTATCATCCGTAAATTATATTTTCACAACTTAGataaatacaaatttttttatGGAGCTTATTTTATCGACCGCAAATGCTATTTTCACAACTTAGATTTGAATAGATGTGAAATCCCAAATGCAATCTTGACTTGAGAAAGCTCTTaacaatttcatcaaaaaatgtgTTGGCAATTAATACTATAAATATCAACTATATCATTGGATCAAGTGAACCACCAACCTAATCTGGTGTAACTAGCTCATGCATTACCTATAAGatatctttctttattttttttatggtaCGGAAGATAATACAATAATACGCAATTGATAAAACTACTAATTAGAGTTTACAAAACCAAGGCAACCAATGGAGACCGCTAAGAGAAATCTACATGCTTGTGGGATTAATTAATTCAGAAGATTTTTGACAGCCTCGGATCAAGACAATTGTGGAGACATTTTTATGCGATGTGGACAGTTTCTGCAAGGGATACCTTAAATGTGTTGGGACGTTGGATTGGTCCGGATGGTAGGACTATTGGAGCTATTGACTGGCTCGCCCGTTCCAAGCGAAGAGCTGGTCCACGTGGACTTGGCGGAGGCTTATGGGATACcttaaaagaaaacaaattttaaaaGGTTTCTTAAGACTTTCTTAGTTTTAGGTGGACCAAACTTTCTCCTACCCTAATACTTTTATATATTTGGAATCATGGGCTCGTGTTGGATTATAGGTAGTAGGTAACCTTGTACCCTTCTTCTTGGTCAGCAGCAAAGATTGTGAATGGACTTCTCCGTATGATCTCACTTAAATTTATGGCATGTTGATGATGGGGTATAAACTTTTCTTTCTATACGCTatgtggaaaaaagaaaaaaagaatctaCCTTCAATGAATGAGATATTAGGTTTTTCTTAATTGTTCATACTGGATGATGATAGtgtagttttttatttttattcttttagtaGGGAAGGGATAGAATTAAAGAAGTGGGGAGGAGAAAAGGGGATTTTAGAGTCTCAACTTTAGTTACTAGATCAACATCTTTCGGTGATGATAATGTAGTTTGTcgtaatatttttttccttttttgctagcttttttaaaattattttccaaCACAAGAATGACAGAATTTATGAATGGGGAAACGGAAAATGGAGATTTGAATTTAGAATCTCTAAGTCAGTTTCAACTTTAGTCACTAAACCAAGATTTCCTTGACTTCTCTTTTAACCGGCTTGTCTGTATCATTTGTATCTTTTATTTATAAAGTTGACGATACAGTTTTATGGTATGCCATCGCATAATACAACCCTTGTttaattataatcacataaagtGTAATTTTGGTTAAAATTATGGACTATCATCAGTTGGAATAATGTAGACTAAATTGTCTATAATATTTCATATGAGTGTAAAGAGAATTGCCTGAGATATAGGCCAGCATATACAATACTTGAGCATCAATTTGTTAATATTAATTGGTTGTATATGGTTACCTATGTTTCGGCTATTAAACCAacaagggataattgcagaaacctcccctgagatttctgacatttACACTGACCTACCCTCTAAGTTTAGAAATTGCATTCACCTCCCCTGAACAGTAATAATTTGTTGCAGAGACCTCCTTGACAGCTTTTGTAGAAGTGAGATaagaattttcttccaataTTGCCCTTACTTGCTTGACAATTATTTGCTTGAcaattgcttaactaattatctaattagttaatagttaaactaattaactattaactaactatctaattaacaattaactaattaattaattaactaattatctaattaactaattgactaattatttaattaactaattaactaaagctgttgtctgtccgaaactaaaaaattatttgcatgttaaactaattaactaaccaactaattaacaaactatttgcatgttaaactatatgTAGTACGCATTacctaattaactaatttctatttatctaattaactaattgtctaattaactaattaactaaagttgttgtctGTCCAAAatagggttgcaaacgaatcgaaccgctcgcgagcggctcgagtcgagcttgagtcgagctcgatattaatcgagctcaaaatattaagcccgttagctcgcgagcttaagtatatatatattttttatttttatttttatttaataataaaattatgtatattatatattttttttattttttatttttatagtaaaattacgtatatatccttaatattttattattttattaagaaaaaaatattattttattcattattattatttttttattattttatttatttgccggctcgtcgagctcgagcttggtaaaatttagtcgaggctcggttcgattagctcaaaacttaactcggctcggctcgattagctcaaaactcaactcggctcggctcgtttgcagccctaatccaaaactaacaaactatttgcatgttaaactaattaactaattaactgcttaactaattaacttcctaattatctaattaattaattaactaattaactaattatctaaagtaagaatattgatattactgtaacactttttgaattttacttacaaacattgatgttttaatcataaattaaatgtttgaaagtaaaatacccataaagaaccgatactttaaatagatAATGCGTACTGCATATAATTTAATATGCAAATAGttttttaattagttaattagttaattagtttaacatgcaaatagtttgttagtttcggatagacaatagctttagttaattagttaattagataaatagaaattagttaattagttaattaattaattagataattagttagttaagcagttaattagttaattagtttaacatgcaaatagtttgtttgTTTCAAATAGACAATagttttaattaattagttaattagttaagcagctaattagtttaacatgcaaatagtttgttagttttggatagacaacaactttagttaattagataaacaaaaattagttaatttaacatgcaaatagtttgtttgTTTCAAATAGACAATagttttaattaattagttaattagttaagcagttaattagtttaacatgcaaatagtttattagttttggatagacaacaactttagttaattagataaacaaaaattagttaattagttaattaattaattagataattaggtaGTTAATTCGTTAAgcaattaattagttaattaatttaacatgcaaatagtttgttagtttcggacagacaacagctttagttacttagataattagttaattagttaattagttaatagttaattagataattagttaatattta of Coffea arabica cultivar ET-39 chromosome 5c, Coffea Arabica ET-39 HiFi, whole genome shotgun sequence contains these proteins:
- the LOC113690777 gene encoding protein DETOXIFICATION 40-like isoform X1; protein product: MDSSSVDASQPLLPRTNTQISKELEEILCDNEQPLLQRYRAATWIEMKLLFHLAAPAVIVYMINYLMSMSTQIFSGHLGNLELAAASLGNTGIQIFAYGLMLGMGSAVETLCGQAFGAKKYEMLGVYLQRSTILLSLTGVLLAIIYVFSKPILIFLGQAPDIASAAALFVYGLIPQIFAYAVNFPIQKFMQAQSIVQPSAYISTATLALHLVLSWLAVYKIGLGLLGASLVLSFSWWIIVIGQFIYIVKSEKCKQTWTGFSLQAFSGLWGFFKLSAASAVMLCLETWYFQVLVLLAGLLPNPELALDALSICTTISGWVFMISVGFNAAASVRVSNELGAGHPKSAAFSVVVVNVISFIVSVIAAIIVLALRRVMSYAFTEGEVVADAVSDLAPLLALTLVLNGIQPVLSGVAVGCGWQAFVAYVNVGCYYLVGIPLGSLLGFYFQLGAKGLWSGMLGGTTMQTIILLWVTIRTDWNKEVEVALKRLDKWEDQKREALLKD
- the LOC113690777 gene encoding protein DETOXIFICATION 40-like isoform X2 produces the protein MGSAVETLCGQAFGAKKYEMLGVYLQRSTILLSLTGVLLAIIYVFSKPILIFLGQAPDIASAAALFVYGLIPQIFAYAVNFPIQKFMQAQSIVQPSAYISTATLALHLVLSWLAVYKIGLGLLGASLVLSFSWWIIVIGQFIYIVKSEKCKQTWTGFSLQAFSGLWGFFKLSAASAVMLCLETWYFQVLVLLAGLLPNPELALDALSICTTISGWVFMISVGFNAAASVRVSNELGAGHPKSAAFSVVVVNVISFIVSVIAAIIVLALRRVMSYAFTEGEVVADAVSDLAPLLALTLVLNGIQPVLSGVAVGCGWQAFVAYVNVGCYYLVGIPLGSLLGFYFQLGAKGLWSGMLGGTTMQTIILLWVTIRTDWNKEVEVALKRLDKWEDQKREALLKD